From Echinicola soli, a single genomic window includes:
- a CDS encoding ParA family protein — MGKIVAIANQKGGVGKTTTAMNLAASLAVLEFKTLVIDADPQANTTSGLGQDPKKIENSIYECMVDGVDISSIVIKTEIEHLELVPSHIDLVGAEVEMINIENREEKMREVVEPLKDQYDFIIIDCSPSLGLITINALTAANSVIIPVQCEYFALEGLGKLLNTIKIIQTRLNTDLEIEGILLTMYDVRLRLSNQVVEEVQMHFKNMVFETIIPRNVKLGESPSFGLPAIAFDAEGKGALSYLNLANEIAERNGLVKMN, encoded by the coding sequence ATGGGAAAAATCGTAGCTATCGCCAATCAAAAAGGAGGAGTGGGCAAAACGACCACCGCAATGAACCTTGCTGCCAGTCTGGCGGTGCTGGAATTTAAAACGCTGGTCATTGACGCCGATCCTCAGGCCAACACCACTTCCGGATTGGGACAAGATCCTAAGAAAATCGAAAACAGCATCTACGAATGCATGGTAGATGGTGTGGACATTTCCTCGATTGTCATCAAGACCGAAATCGAACACCTAGAATTGGTCCCTTCCCATATTGACTTGGTGGGTGCAGAAGTAGAAATGATCAATATCGAAAACAGGGAAGAAAAAATGCGTGAAGTAGTCGAGCCATTAAAGGACCAGTACGATTTCATCATCATTGACTGTTCTCCTTCACTTGGTCTGATCACAATCAATGCCCTTACAGCTGCCAATTCCGTTATCATTCCAGTACAATGCGAATATTTTGCCTTGGAAGGATTGGGCAAGCTACTAAATACTATAAAAATTATCCAGACCAGGCTAAACACCGATTTGGAAATTGAAGGAATATTGCTGACCATGTATGATGTACGTCTTCGACTATCAAACCAAGTGGTGGAAGAAGTGCAAATGCACTTTAAAAACATGGTATTTGAAACAATCATTCCTAGAAACGTTAAGTTGGGGGAATCACCTAGTTTTGGGCTTCCTGCAATTGCTTTTGATGCTGAAGGTAAGGGTGCCCTTTCCTACCTAAACCTTGCCAACGAAATAGCAGAGCGTAATGGATTGGTGAAAATGAACTAA
- the yidC gene encoding membrane protein insertase YidC, with translation MDRNQATGLILFAAVLLIYSFFFSSPEPVTDEQSTTSTEVQEDSASKQTAAPSTPEIPDSVKNLQNQQQFGEFSTLVDGKEEFLVLENELVKITFSSKGGEIKSAELKNYKTWAKQPLILMDEQSASIDYQIQTNKGPMSLNQFYFAGEKSTVTVDETSAQQVTFKAETASGIITRTYTLPDGQYVIDQKITTNGLSSLSDQNITVRWEDNLKKQEADISESRRKTYVNFYTTEGDYDYLSASSDEDAEQPSEPIKWVAFKQRFFTAGIISPNQFTNVNLEQTIPTDTMSVKNMTATLSFPLENGQASNSYYFGPNNYKILKKVTPDFEKNVDMGYFFVSWVNKYIIVNLFHYLEKVISNYGVIIILIVFIIKLFLFPLTYKSYIGMAKMRVIKPEIDELKEKYPDDPTKQQQEQMKLFGQLGVSPISGCLPMILQMPFLFAMFFFFPNSIELRQESFLWAHDLSTYDSIVSLPFTIPFYGSHVSLFTLLMTVSQIVYTRFNNQLTAAQGPMKNLGYIMPVTFMFVLNSYPAALSFYYFVSNMVTFGQQALIKRFVDDGKIREKIEKNKKKNVNKKKSKFQQRLEDAMKAAESNKKKK, from the coding sequence ATGGATAGAAATCAAGCGACAGGTCTAATCCTATTCGCAGCCGTGCTTCTGATTTACTCATTCTTCTTCAGTTCACCAGAGCCGGTTACAGATGAGCAAAGCACTACTTCCACTGAAGTCCAAGAGGATAGTGCTTCGAAGCAAACTGCTGCACCCTCCACACCAGAGATTCCTGACAGTGTTAAAAACCTCCAAAACCAACAGCAGTTTGGTGAATTCTCTACCCTGGTAGATGGAAAAGAAGAATTTTTAGTACTTGAAAACGAATTGGTCAAAATCACCTTTTCATCCAAAGGCGGTGAAATCAAAAGTGCTGAGTTAAAAAATTATAAGACCTGGGCCAAGCAACCATTAATATTAATGGATGAACAAAGCGCCTCGATCGACTACCAAATCCAGACGAACAAAGGCCCTATGAGCCTTAATCAGTTTTATTTTGCTGGAGAAAAAAGCACAGTAACGGTAGATGAAACCTCTGCCCAGCAAGTGACTTTTAAGGCTGAAACAGCTTCTGGAATCATCACCAGAACTTACACCCTTCCTGATGGCCAATATGTGATCGATCAAAAAATCACAACCAACGGGCTCAGCAGCCTTTCTGACCAAAACATTACTGTTCGCTGGGAGGACAATCTCAAGAAGCAGGAAGCTGACATTAGTGAATCCAGACGTAAAACCTACGTCAACTTTTATACTACTGAGGGAGATTATGATTACTTGAGCGCTTCCTCTGATGAAGACGCTGAACAACCTAGTGAACCAATCAAATGGGTGGCCTTTAAGCAGCGGTTTTTCACGGCTGGTATCATCTCGCCAAATCAATTCACGAATGTGAACTTAGAGCAGACTATCCCTACGGACACGATGTCTGTGAAAAACATGACCGCGACCCTTTCCTTCCCATTGGAAAATGGACAGGCGAGCAACAGTTATTATTTTGGCCCGAACAACTACAAGATACTGAAGAAAGTCACGCCAGATTTTGAGAAAAATGTGGACATGGGCTACTTCTTTGTGAGCTGGGTAAACAAGTACATCATCGTAAACCTCTTCCATTACCTGGAAAAAGTCATCAGCAATTACGGTGTCATCATTATCCTGATTGTATTTATCATCAAACTGTTCTTGTTTCCATTGACTTACAAGTCATATATTGGCATGGCCAAGATGCGGGTAATCAAGCCGGAGATTGATGAGCTGAAAGAAAAATACCCAGATGACCCTACCAAGCAGCAGCAAGAGCAAATGAAGCTTTTCGGCCAACTTGGGGTAAGTCCTATCAGCGGCTGTCTGCCAATGATTTTGCAGATGCCTTTCTTGTTTGCCATGTTCTTTTTCTTCCCTAATTCCATCGAACTACGACAAGAAAGCTTCCTATGGGCCCATGACTTGTCCACATATGATTCGATCGTAAGCCTGCCGTTTACCATTCCTTTTTATGGAAGTCACGTCAGCTTGTTTACCCTGTTGATGACCGTTTCCCAAATCGTTTACACACGATTTAACAATCAACTGACAGCAGCACAGGGACCAATGAAAAACCTTGGTTACATCATGCCGGTAACCTTTATGTTTGTCCTGAACTCCTATCCGGCGGCCTTGAGTTTCTACTATTTTGTTTCCAACATGGTGACCTTTGGCCAGCAAGCTCTTATCAAGCGCTTTGTGGATGATGGTAAAATCCGTGAGAAAATCGAGAAAAACAAAAAGAAAAACGTCAACAAGAAGAAGTCAAAGTTCCAGCAAAGACTGGAAGATGCGATGAAAGCCGCTGAGTCAAACAAAAAGAAAAAATAA
- a CDS encoding CTP synthase, protein MASPTKYIFITGGVTSSLGKGIIAASLAKLLQSRGFKVTIQKFDPYLNIDPGTLNPYEHGECFVTEDGAETDLDLGHYERFLNTNTSQNNNVTTGRIYNNVITKERKGEFLGKTVQVIPHITDEIKNSFYKLGEEGNYDVVITEIGGCVGDIESLPFIEAVRQARWDLGPNNFLVIHLTLIPYLSAAKELKTKPTQHSVKQLLEAGIQPDILVCRSEHHLPLDVKKKLALFCNVQLNCVIEAMDAETIYDVPLHMKKEKLDERVMTKLKLPSKSDTKLELWKEFLGRLKNPTQEVNIGLVGKYISLPDAYKSIIESFIHGGAACETKVNLSLISSEEIGKENVAKKLAELDGILVAPGFGERGLEGKMETVKFARTKKIPFFGICLGMQVAVIEFARNVLGLTDANSIEMNPETPHPVISLMEEQKNVEQMGGTMRLGSYPCELTKGTKVSAAYGKAKIQERHRHRYEFNNDYLKQYKENGLVPTGINPESGLVEIVELKDHPWFVGTQFHPEYKSTVLNPHPLFVRFIQATLDNKKNNN, encoded by the coding sequence ATGGCGTCACCCACTAAGTACATCTTTATTACAGGGGGAGTTACTTCTTCATTAGGCAAAGGAATCATTGCTGCATCTCTGGCCAAGCTACTACAGTCCAGAGGATTTAAGGTTACCATCCAAAAATTTGATCCTTACCTGAACATCGATCCAGGTACGCTCAACCCTTACGAACACGGTGAGTGTTTCGTCACCGAGGACGGCGCGGAAACAGACTTGGACCTAGGTCATTACGAGCGGTTCCTGAACACCAACACCTCTCAGAACAATAACGTCACCACTGGTAGAATTTACAACAATGTTATCACCAAGGAACGTAAGGGAGAGTTTTTAGGAAAAACAGTACAGGTGATTCCGCACATCACTGATGAAATCAAAAACAGTTTTTATAAGCTCGGCGAAGAAGGAAACTACGATGTGGTCATCACAGAGATCGGGGGCTGTGTGGGGGATATCGAGTCACTACCGTTTATTGAAGCCGTAAGGCAGGCAAGATGGGACCTCGGGCCGAATAATTTCCTCGTAATACACCTTACCCTCATCCCATACCTTTCTGCTGCCAAAGAGCTCAAAACCAAACCTACCCAACACTCGGTAAAACAATTGCTGGAAGCAGGTATACAGCCTGACATCCTTGTATGCCGCTCTGAACACCATCTTCCGCTCGATGTGAAGAAAAAACTTGCGCTCTTCTGTAACGTACAGCTAAACTGTGTCATCGAAGCCATGGATGCTGAAACCATCTATGATGTACCACTTCATATGAAGAAGGAAAAGCTGGACGAAAGGGTAATGACCAAATTGAAGCTCCCTTCAAAATCCGATACCAAGCTGGAGCTTTGGAAGGAGTTTCTAGGAAGGCTGAAAAACCCCACACAAGAAGTCAATATCGGCTTGGTAGGAAAATACATTTCCTTGCCTGATGCCTACAAATCCATCATCGAGTCATTTATACATGGAGGAGCAGCCTGCGAGACCAAAGTCAACCTTTCCCTGATCTCTTCAGAAGAAATAGGAAAGGAAAACGTAGCCAAAAAGCTGGCTGAACTGGACGGCATCCTGGTAGCACCCGGTTTTGGTGAACGGGGACTTGAAGGTAAGATGGAAACTGTTAAATTTGCTCGTACCAAAAAAATACCTTTCTTCGGTATTTGCCTTGGTATGCAAGTAGCAGTAATAGAATTTGCCAGAAACGTACTTGGCCTGACTGATGCCAACTCCATAGAAATGAATCCAGAAACACCGCACCCGGTGATCTCACTGATGGAAGAACAAAAAAACGTAGAACAAATGGGCGGCACTATGCGACTGGGTTCTTACCCTTGTGAGCTTACCAAGGGCACCAAGGTGAGCGCCGCCTATGGCAAAGCCAAAATACAGGAAAGACACAGGCATCGTTACGAATTTAATAACGACTACCTAAAACAATACAAGGAAAACGGATTGGTACCGACAGGTATCAATCCTGAAAGTGGCTTGGTAGAGATTGTAGAGCTTAAAGACCATCCATGGTTTGTGGGTACTCAGTTTCATCCCGAGTATAAAAGTACGGTGCTAAATCCGCATCCACTTTTCGTACGGTTTATCCAAGCCACATTGGACAATAAAAAGAACAATAACTAA
- a CDS encoding CCA tRNA nucleotidyltransferase: MNLTKEIAHLEVIKRVGECADELNLEAYVVGGFVRDLLLKRVKISAKDIDFVCVGSGIALAKKVAESFEEHVPLSVFKNFGTAMIKLDDWELEFVGARKESYRHDSRKPIVEDGTLQEDQERRDFTINAMAISINEAKYGELVDPFDGVRDLKRKLIRTPLDPDTTFSDDPLRMLRAVRFAAQLDFDIDPSTFDGLIRNAERLNIISGERIIDELNKIILSDTPSYGFKLLFVSKLLHQFFPEMVDLQGVDSVGDKSHKDNFYHTLQVLDNVSTATDDLWLRWAAIMHDIAKPATKRFNKKVGWTFHGHEDKGARMTPKIFRKLKLPMDERMKYVQKLVRLHLRPIALVNDKVTDSAIRRLLYEAGDDVDDLMKLCRADVTSKNPNRVKRFLANFDKVELKIQEVEEKDHVRNFQPPVSGEEIMEIFGLSPSKVVGELKEEIKEAILEGQIENNKEQAIRLMYRLAKSKGITKKEN, translated from the coding sequence ATGAACTTAACGAAAGAAATAGCACATCTTGAGGTCATCAAAAGAGTGGGGGAGTGTGCGGATGAGTTGAACTTAGAAGCCTATGTGGTAGGGGGATTTGTAAGGGACCTGTTGTTAAAAAGAGTGAAAATATCAGCAAAGGACATCGATTTTGTCTGCGTAGGTAGTGGAATTGCACTAGCCAAAAAGGTAGCGGAGTCTTTTGAAGAGCATGTTCCACTGTCGGTGTTCAAGAATTTTGGCACGGCCATGATCAAGCTGGATGACTGGGAATTAGAGTTTGTGGGAGCAAGGAAAGAATCCTACCGCCATGATTCGCGAAAACCCATCGTGGAAGACGGGACGCTCCAAGAGGATCAGGAACGCCGGGATTTCACGATCAATGCCATGGCCATATCCATCAATGAGGCCAAATATGGCGAGTTGGTCGATCCTTTCGATGGGGTAAGGGATCTGAAAAGAAAACTGATCCGGACACCACTGGATCCTGATACGACCTTTTCTGATGATCCCTTGAGAATGCTTCGTGCGGTACGTTTTGCCGCACAGCTGGATTTTGATATCGATCCATCTACATTCGATGGTCTCATTCGGAACGCCGAGCGGCTCAATATCATATCCGGCGAGCGGATCATCGATGAACTAAATAAAATCATCCTTTCGGATACCCCTAGTTATGGATTTAAGCTGTTGTTTGTCAGTAAATTGCTGCATCAGTTTTTTCCTGAAATGGTGGACTTACAAGGAGTGGATTCCGTAGGGGATAAGTCCCATAAGGACAATTTTTACCACACCCTTCAGGTACTGGACAATGTCAGCACCGCCACAGATGACCTATGGCTGAGATGGGCAGCCATTATGCACGATATTGCAAAGCCAGCCACCAAACGATTCAATAAGAAAGTAGGATGGACTTTTCATGGTCATGAGGATAAAGGGGCTCGAATGACCCCGAAAATTTTCAGAAAGCTGAAATTACCCATGGACGAGCGCATGAAATATGTGCAGAAATTAGTAAGATTGCATTTGCGCCCTATAGCTCTTGTCAATGATAAGGTGACAGACTCTGCAATAAGGAGATTGCTGTATGAGGCTGGGGATGACGTGGATGACCTGATGAAGCTATGCAGGGCAGATGTGACATCCAAAAACCCCAATCGCGTAAAGCGCTTTCTGGCCAATTTTGACAAAGTCGAACTGAAAATCCAGGAAGTAGAGGAAAAAGACCATGTCAGGAATTTCCAACCTCCTGTATCTGGAGAGGAAATTATGGAAATATTTGGGCTTTCCCCATCAAAAGTGGTAGGGGAGCTAAAGGAAGAAATAAAAGAAGCTATATTAGAAGGCCAAATTGAAAACAATAAGGAACAGGCTATACGGTTAATGTATAGATTGGCCAAGTCTAAAGGTATTACCAAAAAGGAAAATTAG
- a CDS encoding tetratricopeptide repeat protein, with protein sequence MNKFKIAALALFMICLGVQAQDTTTTAVKDSSKAIEAQGALRIYQMALRYNDPSVAKNKLYELVVKNPENPRYAELLASLYYEMEQFSSAALVALDILKVDDQNISALEVAAYSLEQLGALDRALPHFESLHLLSGDMFSLYKTAYLQYSLKKYDEALNSVDMLVKNSKSEEQKLTFPLEDNSTQDISMKAAALNLKGLVYKDQGAASEAKTAFEAALANAPDFAIAKKNLSDLN encoded by the coding sequence ATGAATAAGTTTAAAATCGCAGCCTTAGCGCTGTTCATGATTTGTTTGGGCGTACAAGCCCAGGATACTACTACCACTGCAGTGAAAGATAGCAGCAAAGCAATAGAAGCACAGGGAGCTTTGCGGATTTATCAGATGGCTTTGCGCTATAATGATCCCTCGGTGGCCAAGAACAAACTCTATGAGTTGGTTGTCAAAAATCCTGAAAATCCACGGTATGCAGAATTGCTGGCTTCATTGTATTATGAAATGGAGCAGTTTAGCTCAGCGGCTTTAGTGGCGCTTGATATTTTGAAAGTCGATGACCAAAATATTTCCGCACTGGAAGTTGCGGCGTATTCATTGGAGCAATTGGGCGCGCTGGACAGGGCATTGCCTCATTTTGAGTCTCTACATTTGTTGTCAGGTGATATGTTCAGCTTATATAAGACGGCTTATCTGCAGTATTCTCTTAAGAAATATGATGAGGCACTGAATTCTGTGGATATGCTAGTGAAGAACAGTAAATCCGAAGAGCAAAAACTGACATTCCCGTTGGAGGATAATTCCACACAGGACATAAGCATGAAAGCTGCCGCGCTCAATCTAAAAGGCTTGGTGTACAAAGATCAGGGAGCCGCTTCTGAGGCCAAAACAGCTTTCGAAGCAGCCTTGGCCAATGCTCCGGATTTTGCGATAGCAAAGAAAAACCTCAGCGACCTGAACTGA
- a CDS encoding S41 family peptidase — protein MKIFTPYRWLIALAFIASFTISCSDREMEPNPKPADDDDDVENPNIAINEWIQAVMEEVYLWTDTMNDPIAIDSEPESYFDALLVNQDRFSVIYPNYEDLVKLLEGVQKEAGYEIQLAQVSGSNDVYAIITYVKKDSPADQAGLKRNDRFFEINGVQITVGNYSSLLQSIGEAHTLDIRRLNKDSGQFEILGEDPVSLSVVELAENPILLDSVYTIDNKKIGYLVYNFFAPGEELTSEDIRYGVYDRQLEEIFTEFKTKGVEELVLDLRYNGGGYTSSAVHLASLIGQGISEGDLFYYTKYNDLVQAYFQQEYGPEYFNIRFVNKTQNIGNQLASGKLYVLTSSATASSSELIINGLRPYMDVVIIGGTTYGKNVGSITIQDTENEDNEYGLLPIISRSFNKNDESDYTTGFTPDIASDEFANNFNLLQLGDINEIMFSDAIDAIMGTSSGRTSRKSTVQSLKVDNSIRHQFRFGRMIESTPDFN, from the coding sequence ATGAAAATATTTACTCCTTATCGCTGGCTAATTGCCCTAGCATTCATCGCCAGTTTTACCATTTCTTGTTCTGATCGTGAGATGGAACCAAACCCCAAGCCGGCCGATGATGACGATGATGTCGAAAACCCTAATATCGCCATTAACGAATGGATACAAGCAGTAATGGAAGAGGTTTATCTTTGGACAGACACAATGAATGATCCCATTGCTATTGATTCAGAACCTGAAAGTTATTTCGATGCCTTACTCGTAAATCAAGACCGTTTTTCTGTCATCTACCCCAATTATGAAGATTTAGTCAAATTACTGGAAGGGGTACAGAAGGAAGCAGGCTATGAAATCCAACTGGCTCAAGTCTCTGGTTCCAATGATGTCTACGCCATCATCACCTATGTAAAAAAAGATAGTCCAGCTGATCAAGCAGGCCTAAAAAGGAATGATCGGTTTTTCGAAATAAACGGTGTACAAATAACCGTCGGCAACTATTCATCTTTATTACAAAGCATTGGAGAAGCCCATACGCTGGATATAAGAAGACTAAATAAAGACAGTGGCCAGTTTGAAATACTTGGGGAAGACCCCGTATCCTTATCCGTGGTAGAACTAGCAGAGAACCCAATTCTGCTCGACAGTGTATACACCATTGACAATAAAAAGATAGGTTACCTCGTCTATAACTTCTTTGCACCTGGTGAAGAGTTGACGTCTGAAGACATTCGCTATGGCGTTTATGACCGACAGCTCGAAGAAATTTTTACGGAATTCAAGACCAAAGGAGTAGAAGAATTGGTCCTTGACTTACGATATAACGGTGGCGGATACACTTCCAGTGCCGTCCACCTGGCCAGCCTGATCGGTCAGGGAATATCCGAAGGGGATTTGTTTTATTACACCAAATACAATGATCTCGTCCAAGCCTATTTCCAACAGGAATATGGCCCGGAATATTTCAATATCAGGTTCGTCAACAAAACACAGAATATCGGTAACCAGCTTGCTTCTGGCAAATTGTATGTGCTTACATCAAGTGCTACAGCCTCTTCCAGTGAATTGATCATTAATGGTTTGAGACCTTATATGGATGTGGTGATCATAGGGGGAACCACTTATGGAAAAAACGTAGGCTCTATCACTATCCAGGACACCGAAAATGAAGACAATGAATATGGCCTATTGCCTATCATTTCCAGGAGCTTCAATAAAAATGATGAATCAGATTACACCACAGGATTCACTCCTGACATCGCTTCTGATGAATTTGCGAATAATTTTAACCTATTACAACTTGGCGATATAAATGAAATCATGTTTAGTGATGCTATCGATGCGATCATGGGCACATCAAGCGGAAGGACATCAAGAAAATCAACGGTCCAATCACTCAAAGTGGACAATAGTATTCGGCACCAATTTAGGTTTGGACGAATGATCGAATCGACACCAGATTTTAATTAA
- a CDS encoding glycosyltransferase family 4 protein has product MFQFSTILIAFFIGLIVTPVIIKVIKRTDILDVPGGRKIHKEAIPSMGGIGIVIALLIGLIITMDWQQWAEARFLMMGIGVMFLIGIRDDLVELTAIQKLLGQLLAISLVVVMGDIRVSSFYGFLGIEELPVWISYSLTIFTIIGLTNAFNLVDGLDGLAGTLSLISFLFLGGWFLAAGFPTYGMIALACSGGILAFMVYNWHPAKIFMGDTGSLTLGFVLAVLSVFFVEANGQILSSSHFMRFEAPITAGLALVLVSCFDTLRVMVKRVRRGKPPMAADKSHVHHFLLRSGLRHDQVALVLGGIKLAFLCLVVSTSRFSDNILLPAVLGTVVVLCLTLDAVTLRKVKRIARQSPGRLTTSGNEQQKRQELKEEPA; this is encoded by the coding sequence ATGTTTCAATTCTCTACCATACTCATCGCTTTTTTTATAGGATTGATAGTCACCCCAGTCATTATCAAAGTAATCAAAAGAACAGACATTCTGGATGTACCTGGTGGCAGGAAAATCCATAAGGAAGCGATCCCTTCCATGGGAGGTATTGGGATTGTGATTGCTTTATTGATAGGCTTAATTATTACCATGGATTGGCAGCAATGGGCAGAGGCTCGTTTTTTAATGATGGGTATTGGAGTGATGTTTTTAATTGGTATTCGGGATGATTTGGTTGAATTGACGGCAATACAAAAACTATTGGGACAGCTCTTGGCGATCAGTTTGGTAGTGGTGATGGGGGATATAAGAGTGAGTAGTTTTTATGGTTTTCTGGGAATAGAGGAGTTGCCCGTTTGGATCAGCTATTCACTGACGATCTTTACCATAATCGGACTTACCAATGCCTTCAATTTGGTGGATGGATTGGATGGCCTTGCAGGAACGTTGAGCCTGATCTCCTTTTTGTTTTTGGGAGGGTGGTTTCTTGCTGCAGGATTCCCTACGTACGGAATGATCGCTTTGGCGTGTTCTGGAGGTATTTTAGCGTTTATGGTGTATAACTGGCATCCTGCCAAAATATTCATGGGAGATACGGGATCGCTGACACTTGGTTTTGTGTTGGCAGTGCTAAGCGTGTTTTTTGTGGAAGCTAATGGCCAAATCCTTTCATCATCGCATTTCATGCGATTTGAAGCTCCCATTACTGCGGGATTGGCCTTGGTGTTGGTTTCGTGTTTTGACACTTTGAGGGTAATGGTCAAACGTGTGAGAAGAGGAAAACCGCCGATGGCTGCAGACAAGTCCCATGTACATCATTTTTTGTTAAGGTCGGGGTTGCGTCATGATCAAGTGGCTTTAGTGCTCGGAGGAATTAAACTCGCTTTTTTGTGTTTGGTCGTAAGCACATCACGTTTCTCGGATAATATACTGTTGCCAGCTGTGTTGGGAACGGTAGTTGTGCTTTGTCTGACATTGGACGCGGTGACCCTGCGCAAGGTTAAAAGAATCGCGCGTCAATCACCAGGGAGATTGACCACATCAGGTAATGAACAGCAAAAAAGGCAAGAGCTAAAAGAAGAGCCAGCCTAA
- the dinB gene encoding DNA polymerase IV: MITANQRSIVHMDLDSFFVSVERLYDDRLKGRPILIGGTGDRGVVASCSYEARVFGIHSAMPMRTARQLCPEALIIRGDSERYSQKSHEITEIIRENVPLFEKSSIDEFYIDYSGMDRFFGCFKMAHELRQKIIKESGLPISLGLSENKTVSKVATGEAKPNNEREIPYGTEKPFLAPLSVRKIPMIGEKTAHSLYGMGVKKIQTLQTMPQELLESAFGKNGRLLWNKANGIDKSLVVPYSEAKSISTENTFSQDTIDVHMLEATLVAMTEQLATKLRKHNQLTCCVSVKIRYSDFDTHTMQQRIPYTAADHTLLPVVKDLFRKLYNRRMLIRLIGVRFSALVHGHYQINLFDDTEDSIKLYQALDRINVKYGEKTVCRAVGMNVGRRSFNPFNGAGL, translated from the coding sequence ATGATCACTGCTAATCAGCGAAGTATTGTCCATATGGACCTGGATTCTTTCTTTGTATCTGTCGAGCGTCTCTATGACGACAGATTGAAAGGGAGGCCTATCCTCATTGGCGGCACCGGAGACCGGGGGGTAGTTGCTTCTTGTAGCTACGAGGCGCGGGTGTTTGGCATCCACTCCGCCATGCCCATGCGTACCGCAAGACAGCTGTGTCCAGAAGCTCTGATCATCAGGGGAGACAGTGAGCGGTACAGCCAAAAATCCCATGAGATCACGGAAATTATCCGAGAAAACGTTCCCTTGTTCGAAAAATCCTCTATTGACGAGTTTTATATTGATTATTCAGGAATGGACCGTTTTTTTGGCTGTTTTAAAATGGCTCATGAACTGCGTCAAAAAATCATTAAAGAATCCGGTCTTCCCATTTCCCTGGGACTTTCCGAAAACAAAACCGTATCCAAAGTAGCCACTGGTGAAGCAAAACCCAACAATGAAAGAGAAATCCCCTATGGAACGGAAAAACCATTTTTAGCCCCACTTTCAGTAAGAAAGATCCCCATGATTGGCGAAAAAACCGCCCACAGCCTTTATGGCATGGGCGTAAAAAAAATCCAAACACTACAAACCATGCCACAAGAACTCCTGGAAAGTGCTTTTGGAAAAAATGGCCGACTGCTCTGGAATAAAGCCAACGGCATCGACAAAAGCCTCGTCGTGCCCTATTCGGAAGCCAAATCCATCTCTACCGAAAACACCTTCAGTCAAGACACTATCGATGTCCACATGCTGGAGGCCACTTTGGTAGCCATGACCGAACAGCTCGCCACCAAGCTCCGCAAACACAACCAGCTCACTTGCTGCGTAAGTGTCAAAATCCGCTACTCCGACTTTGACACCCATACCATGCAGCAGCGTATCCCTTACACAGCGGCGGACCACACGCTACTCCCCGTGGTCAAAGATCTCTTCAGAAAACTGTACAATCGCCGTATGCTGATCCGTCTTATCGGTGTCAGGTTTAGTGCCTTGGTGCATGGCCACTATCAGATCAATCTCTTTGATGACACAGAGGACAGTATCAAACTTTACCAAGCACTGGACCGCATCAATGTGAAATATGGAGAAAAGACTGTCTGCAGGGCTGTCGGCATGAATGTGGGACGACGAAGTTTCAACCCTTTTAATGGAGCGGGACTATAA
- a CDS encoding GNAT family N-acetyltransferase: MEAIRIIPFQPSLQPYFESINKAWISEHFAIEPIDREVLERPQENLLDKGGAVIFAVMEEEIVGTVALKKHAAGVYEMTKMRVVPAAQGKGVGWALALAILEVARGMGGRKVVLYSSKKLTPAINMYRKMGFQEVVPEAGKYVRCDIKMEIDL, translated from the coding sequence ATGGAAGCTATACGTATCATTCCTTTTCAGCCATCATTACAGCCCTACTTTGAATCGATCAATAAGGCTTGGATCAGTGAGCATTTTGCTATAGAACCGATTGACCGAGAGGTGTTGGAGCGTCCTCAGGAGAATTTGTTGGATAAAGGCGGAGCCGTGATTTTTGCGGTGATGGAAGAGGAAATTGTGGGCACGGTGGCTTTAAAGAAGCATGCAGCGGGAGTCTATGAAATGACCAAAATGAGGGTGGTTCCCGCAGCTCAGGGCAAGGGGGTAGGTTGGGCCTTGGCACTGGCGATCTTGGAAGTTGCCAGGGGAATGGGAGGCCGCAAGGTGGTGCTTTACAGTAGTAAAAAACTCACGCCTGCGATTAACATGTACCGAAAGATGGGGTTTCAGGAAGTGGTGCCGGAGGCCGGTAAATATGTCCGGTGTGATATTAAAATGGAAATAGACCTTTGA